A genomic window from Polaribacter gangjinensis includes:
- a CDS encoding alpha/beta hydrolase encodes MKKWHLKFVLIVFFMCSSLFSQEKVVYKQIDSIALSMFIYSPENIDTSKKHPAIVFFFGGGWNEGSVKQFEPHAKYFAQRGLVCFLVDYRVKKKHQTTPFESLKDAKSAIRFIRENAKNYHIDSEKIVASGGSAGGQLAAATALIDGYNETSDNTFISCKPNALILFNPAIDNGPGGVGFDRVKDDYKNFSPIHNIKKRTPPTIIFLGTKDALIPVETVKKYQKLMNKAGSNCEVHLYEGKTHGFFNYNKFDNYKSTLLKADAFLKSLGYLEEKPKIEVE; translated from the coding sequence ATGAAAAAGTGGCATTTAAAATTTGTATTGATTGTTTTTTTTATGTGTTCATCGCTTTTTTCACAAGAAAAAGTAGTGTACAAACAAATTGACTCTATTGCTTTGAGTATGTTTATTTATTCTCCAGAGAATATTGATACATCAAAAAAACATCCAGCCATCGTTTTCTTTTTTGGTGGAGGTTGGAATGAAGGCTCAGTAAAACAATTTGAACCCCATGCCAAATATTTTGCTCAAAGAGGTTTGGTTTGTTTTTTAGTTGATTACAGAGTTAAAAAAAAACATCAAACAACTCCCTTTGAATCGTTGAAAGATGCCAAATCAGCCATAAGATTTATTAGGGAAAATGCAAAAAATTATCATATAGATTCTGAAAAAATTGTAGCTTCAGGTGGTTCTGCAGGAGGGCAATTAGCAGCTGCAACTGCTTTAATTGATGGCTATAACGAAACCTCTGACAATACGTTTATTAGCTGTAAACCAAATGCTTTAATCCTCTTCAATCCAGCTATTGATAATGGTCCAGGAGGTGTGGGTTTTGATCGCGTAAAGGATGATTACAAAAACTTTTCGCCCATTCATAACATCAAAAAAAGAACACCTCCTACTATCATATTTTTAGGAACAAAAGATGCATTAATTCCAGTTGAAACAGTAAAAAAATATCAAAAATTGATGAATAAAGCTGGTAGCAACTGCGAAGTGCATTTATACGAAGGAAAAACACACGGCTTTTTTAATTACAATAAGTTTGATAACTATAAAAGCACACTCTTAAAAGCGGATGCTTTTTTAAAATCTTTAGGATATCTAGAAGAAAAACCAAAAATTGAAGTTGAATAA
- a CDS encoding sulfatase/phosphatase domain-containing protein codes for MPTLTELIVGKTPTTEQGISLVNVLKNNIEIKDRVVFSVFRGEDYTLLPKEKNVPSRMMKKGYYKFIYTHGVIHQLYDVKNDPNKLNNLIFCKEHQNIFKEMYFQTLAEWRFQEYSPIITTLKKNEIILDASSNFKEYALFY; via the coding sequence ATACCTACTTTGACTGAATTGATTGTTGGAAAAACTCCTACAACTGAACAAGGAATCTCATTAGTAAATGTCTTAAAAAACAATATCGAAATAAAAGACAGAGTAGTTTTTTCTGTATTTAGAGGAGAGGATTATACCCTTTTACCAAAAGAAAAAAATGTGCCATCAAGAATGATGAAAAAAGGATATTATAAATTTATTTATACTCATGGTGTTATACATCAATTGTATGATGTAAAAAACGACCCAAATAAATTGAATAATTTGATTTTTTGTAAAGAACACCAAAATATATTTAAAGAAATGTATTTTCAAACCTTGGCTGAATGGCGTTTTCAAGAATACAGTCCAATCATTACAACTTTAAAAAAGAATGAAATCATTTTAGATGCTTCTTCTAACTTTAAAGAATATGCCTTATTTTACTAA
- a CDS encoding GH116 family glycosyl-hydrolase — translation MTKINSAKPILITFIFFMMLIMPNFINAQNELLSEKIMILKKYDSNHLHRIAMPIGGIGTGTVSLGGIGEFRDWEIMNIPGKNYSTVTTGNDAPFFAIYTKKRNEAPISKALLGPINHADYQHYEGRSVDHHGLPRFRNASFESTYPFGIVNLSDTKMPVKIKMIGYNPFIPGNADASGIPIAIIKYEVENISNTEIDVSISGNIRNFIGKDGSEHTSDWKGDYIPIGAKKNKNEYRSENQFSGIYMYSDEVNKTSPAWGTMALTTPNEKNTKISYRTSSAQNEWGNGLLDFWDDFSKDGELTEKEKLIDDDPMASLSVSKVLKPGEKKTFTFYFTWHYPNRFAWSNSKVGNYYTTQYPDAWNVIKNKFDELPRLTQKTLDFVNSFMGSTYPETIKEAALFNLSTLRSQTVFRIEDGKMFGWEGIMDRFGSCKGSCTHVWNYEQATPFLFNDLAKTMREVEFAYAMKENGHMGFRANLPLIPSGSGINVAAADGQMGTIMKFYREWQLSGDDVFLKKHWSQVKTALSFAWVENGWDANQDGVMEGVQHNTMDVEYFGPNPQMQLWYLGALRAAEEMATYLKDTTFAKKSRKLFEMGSKWTDENLFNGEYYIQKIEVPVNKSKIAKGLMAGMGSKNIENPDYQLATGCLVDQLVGQYMSHILGLGYLVKKENIKTTLQSILKYNKNESMFEHFNNMRSFAMGDEKGLLMASWPKGGRPLIPFPYWSEVMTGFEYTAAIGMLYEGMNEEGLDVIGNIRNRYDGQKRNPFDEAECGHHYARAMASWAAIIQQSGFQYSAVEKTIKFTNKAGNYFWSNGSAWGICEISESKKGYQVNLSVKYGSIELKKFVLENQKMKTFKKAIILKENENLTIELVN, via the coding sequence ATGACAAAAATAAATTCTGCAAAACCAATTTTAATAACATTTATATTTTTCATGATGTTGATCATGCCAAATTTTATAAATGCTCAAAATGAGTTACTAAGTGAAAAAATAATGATCCTTAAGAAATATGATAGCAATCATTTACATCGAATTGCAATGCCTATTGGCGGAATTGGCACAGGAACTGTCTCTTTAGGAGGAATAGGAGAATTTAGAGACTGGGAAATTATGAACATTCCTGGTAAAAATTACAGTACTGTAACCACAGGCAATGACGCTCCTTTTTTTGCCATTTACACAAAGAAAAGAAATGAAGCTCCCATTTCAAAAGCGCTTTTAGGCCCAATAAATCACGCTGATTATCAGCATTATGAAGGTAGATCTGTAGATCATCATGGATTGCCTCGTTTTAGAAACGCTTCATTTGAATCTACTTACCCATTTGGTATTGTAAACTTGTCGGATACTAAAATGCCTGTTAAGATTAAAATGATTGGATACAATCCATTTATCCCTGGAAATGCTGATGCCTCAGGCATACCAATAGCCATCATTAAATATGAAGTTGAAAACATTAGCAATACAGAAATAGATGTTTCTATATCTGGAAACATAAGAAATTTTATTGGTAAAGATGGTAGTGAACACACCTCTGATTGGAAAGGAGATTATATTCCAATAGGCGCAAAGAAAAACAAAAATGAATACCGATCTGAAAATCAATTTTCAGGGATTTATATGTATTCTGATGAAGTAAATAAAACATCTCCTGCATGGGGTACAATGGCACTTACAACTCCAAATGAAAAAAATACCAAAATTAGTTATCGAACAAGTTCTGCACAAAATGAATGGGGTAATGGATTGCTTGATTTTTGGGATGATTTTAGTAAAGATGGTGAGCTAACTGAAAAAGAAAAGTTAATTGATGATGATCCAATGGCTTCACTATCAGTTTCTAAAGTTCTTAAACCAGGAGAGAAAAAAACATTTACTTTTTATTTCACTTGGCATTATCCAAATCGCTTTGCTTGGTCCAATTCAAAAGTTGGAAATTATTACACCACTCAATATCCTGATGCCTGGAATGTAATAAAAAATAAATTTGATGAACTACCAAGATTAACTCAAAAAACTCTTGATTTTGTAAATTCATTTATGGGCAGTACGTATCCTGAAACAATAAAAGAAGCTGCACTATTTAATCTAAGTACATTACGCTCACAAACTGTTTTTCGTATTGAAGATGGAAAAATGTTTGGTTGGGAAGGAATTATGGACAGATTTGGCTCCTGCAAAGGTTCCTGCACTCATGTTTGGAATTACGAACAAGCTACACCTTTTCTTTTTAATGATTTAGCCAAAACAATGCGTGAAGTTGAATTTGCTTATGCAATGAAAGAAAATGGACATATGGGCTTTAGAGCTAACCTCCCATTAATACCATCAGGTTCAGGAATTAATGTTGCTGCTGCAGATGGACAAATGGGAACCATTATGAAATTTTACAGAGAATGGCAACTGTCAGGAGATGATGTTTTTCTAAAAAAACATTGGTCGCAAGTCAAAACTGCACTTTCATTTGCATGGGTTGAAAATGGATGGGATGCAAATCAAGATGGTGTGATGGAAGGCGTTCAACACAATACAATGGATGTTGAATATTTTGGACCTAATCCTCAAATGCAATTATGGTATCTTGGAGCATTAAGAGCTGCTGAAGAAATGGCAACATATTTGAAAGACACTACTTTTGCAAAAAAAAGCAGAAAACTTTTTGAAATGGGATCAAAGTGGACAGATGAAAACCTCTTTAATGGAGAATATTACATCCAAAAAATAGAAGTTCCTGTCAATAAATCAAAAATAGCTAAAGGACTTATGGCAGGAATGGGTAGTAAAAACATTGAAAATCCTGATTATCAATTAGCAACAGGTTGTTTAGTTGATCAATTAGTTGGACAATACATGTCTCATATTTTAGGCTTGGGATATCTTGTAAAGAAAGAAAATATTAAAACTACCTTACAAAGCATTTTAAAGTATAATAAAAATGAAAGCATGTTTGAGCATTTCAACAACATGCGCTCTTTTGCAATGGGAGATGAAAAAGGCTTGTTGATGGCAAGCTGGCCAAAAGGTGGGCGCCCACTAATACCCTTTCCTTATTGGTCTGAAGTGATGACAGGTTTTGAATATACTGCTGCTATTGGTATGTTATATGAAGGTATGAATGAGGAAGGACTTGATGTTATAGGAAATATTAGAAATAGATATGATGGACAAAAAAGAAATCCTTTTGATGAAGCAGAATGTGGACATCATTATGCGCGAGCAATGGCATCATGGGCCGCAATTATTCAGCAAAGTGGTTTCCAATATTCGGCTGTAGAAAAAACAATAAAGTTCACAAATAAAGCAGGAAATTACTTTTGGTCTAATGGAAGTGCTTGGGGTATTTGTGAAATTTCAGAAAGCAAAAAAGGGTATCAAGTAAACCTCTCTGTAAAATATGGTTCAATTGAACTGAAAAAATTTGTCTTAGAAAATCAAAAAATGAAAACTTTTAAAAAAGCTATTATTCTAAAGGAAAATGAAAATTTAACTATTGAATTAGTCAATTAA
- a CDS encoding RagB/SusD family nutrient uptake outer membrane protein, with protein MKTTFNFKKLLFLGFTILFLSCDSILEEQPLNQIGTDFFYKNETDALAALTAVYADLKKGNGYYRQLFLSNLFGASDQGTPNAGRHGSFRRGTIESTDPNLPAVWTEIYVGIKDANNVIARVPDIVDMDEQLKKRVLGEAKFLRALNYFNLVRCFGEVPLRTTPVKPGEGGLPKSPIQDIYEVIISDLQYATENCWGFNETRNGYTNNIGRVTKASAHAMLAKVYLQIASSKRTATEGNLGNARYLGIVNSAQSYYQMAKEQCDLVLAESGYQLVSNLTDWINIFDAKNGNNPEMLFDIQGSSIVEQGTALSNLFTPRNAGLSGGGFGGTNAMIPNFINRNIDKNDIRFQNSIIREYQDETFYHVLNPTSTGYLRTNLSTNASVGALFRVFTSKYIDRDATTEYTSQQNWHVIRLADVYLMRAEALAEINQNPITAEADINILRARVGMPNFSGFGMNMDAFRTALLRERAAELSVEGHRFFDITRMGVYDEMCRAAYGNIDGARQAEDYTWPIPLIEVSANDNID; from the coding sequence ATGAAAACAACTTTCAACTTTAAAAAGCTTTTATTTTTAGGATTTACAATCTTATTTCTTAGCTGTGATAGTATTTTAGAAGAACAACCACTAAATCAAATAGGAACAGATTTTTTCTATAAAAATGAAACAGATGCATTAGCCGCTTTAACGGCTGTATATGCCGATTTAAAAAAAGGGAATGGTTACTATAGACAATTATTTTTATCAAACCTTTTTGGAGCTTCTGATCAAGGAACACCAAATGCAGGAAGACATGGTAGCTTTAGAAGAGGTACTATAGAATCTACTGATCCTAATTTACCTGCTGTTTGGACCGAAATTTATGTGGGAATTAAAGATGCAAACAATGTTATTGCTCGTGTTCCGGATATTGTTGATATGGACGAACAATTGAAAAAAAGAGTTCTTGGTGAAGCAAAGTTTTTAAGAGCCTTAAACTATTTCAATTTGGTTAGATGTTTTGGTGAAGTTCCTTTAAGAACTACTCCTGTTAAACCAGGAGAAGGTGGTTTGCCAAAATCTCCAATTCAAGATATTTATGAAGTAATTATAAGCGATTTACAATACGCAACTGAAAACTGCTGGGGTTTTAACGAAACTAGAAACGGATATACTAACAATATTGGGCGCGTTACTAAGGCTTCAGCTCACGCTATGTTAGCAAAAGTATACTTACAAATTGCTTCATCAAAAAGAACTGCAACTGAAGGAAATTTAGGTAATGCACGTTACTTAGGAATTGTAAATTCTGCACAATCGTATTATCAAATGGCTAAAGAACAGTGTGATTTAGTTTTGGCTGAAAGTGGTTATCAATTAGTTTCTAATTTAACTGACTGGATCAATATTTTTGATGCAAAAAACGGTAATAATCCAGAGATGCTTTTTGATATTCAAGGGTCATCAATCGTTGAACAAGGAACTGCTTTGTCTAATTTATTTACGCCAAGAAATGCCGGTTTAAGTGGAGGTGGATTTGGAGGCACAAACGCAATGATTCCGAATTTTATCAATAGAAATATTGATAAAAATGACATTCGTTTTCAAAATTCTATCATTCGTGAATATCAAGATGAAACCTTTTACCATGTTTTAAACCCAACTAGCACAGGGTACTTAAGAACCAACCTTTCAACAAACGCTTCTGTTGGTGCTTTATTTAGAGTTTTTACATCAAAATATATTGATAGAGATGCCACTACAGAATATACTAGTCAACAAAATTGGCATGTAATTCGTTTAGCAGATGTGTATTTAATGAGAGCTGAAGCATTGGCTGAAATTAATCAAAACCCAATAACTGCTGAGGCAGATATCAATATTTTAAGAGCAAGAGTTGGTATGCCAAATTTTTCTGGCTTTGGAATGAATATGGATGCTTTCAGGACAGCATTGTTACGTGAGCGTGCAGCTGAATTATCGGTAGAAGGTCATCGCTTTTTTGACATTACAAGAATGGGGGTTTATGATGAAATGTGTAGAGCAGCTTATGGCAACATTGATGGTGCTAGACAAGCAGAAGATTATACTTGGCCAATTCCGTTAATCGAAGTTTCGGCCAACGATAATATCGATTAA
- a CDS encoding SusC/RagA family TonB-linked outer membrane protein, which yields MKTKIIYLLLLFLPFVVLSQEITIKGKVYDKETSETLPGVSILVKGTKVGTYTDFDGNFEIKTSKDKILVFSFIGMKTMELKATEVPMVVYLQTDLNQLDEVVVSVGYFDVNKKDLSGSIAQIKAKDLEKVRTNTVEQLIQGQVAGVVVTNSGEPGGGIAISIRGTNSILGGTQPLYVIDGVPLDPMTDAEGNGGSGQSQNSLSFINPNDIEKIEVLKDAAATAVYGARGANGVVLITTKSGATEGGKDAITVTIDNFITNVSNEIDVMNGPQFEEFMNQRAINQFYINATNPLRVGGPFDGTQALNTTNFPELANFSIPFPTTTGVDNNWQKLTYRQAISNNYNLSYRSGDERKNILMSLGMQDTEGVILNTGNKRITFNLNARTKAFNNKIDVISRTNFAHNKGNATSVGNGEIFLQRGIVSQTLQFQPIFGLLNPGEDDDIYADLNEGNVISNPFTLATQVIDLKESYNFVQNLSLSAKLSPKLTAMVKGAFNFQRSNRDSYYPTTTTRGRRNNGEATQAYIENEKIYAETSLRYRNNFNGHKIDAIIVGTLEKNSIRSLFNKAFGFGSDATKFYDFQAATDILVPVSQFRDFGLLSGLARVGYSYKNKYFVDVNARIDASSKFAENNKSAIFPSLALSWTVSKEKFLKDSKTISDMKLRMSYGRTGSNPIAPYQSLALLDPIRYNFNNQLVTGYFESNLANDDLTWEKTDQFNAGLDISLFKSKVNITIDTYLKRTKDLLQFVTLPASNGFASIVDNFGEVENKGFELAINTAIFEEKDFSWDISGNFSLNRNKLISLNSNLEFQLGPNVGFAQTNPIMFMEGMPLGIFWGAQTDGIYRDWEEANNSGISGATPGEIKYINNNTNTIDGDGKQVINFDDYVQIGDPNPDFNIAITNNFKYKNWDASFLVTAQKGGDLFWVDSWQLLSNTGARNGLLSAFQDSWKAPLELNRATGELTYNPAIGNTTGVGNPAALVEGSGPRAIVSDRQIYDGSFVRLKNLNIGYTLNFKGSSSLRLYAAGQNLLTWTKYPGYDPEATSFSKDPQRRGVDFGGYPGVKTYTFGLQFNY from the coding sequence ATGAAAACAAAAATCATCTATTTACTATTACTTTTTTTACCTTTTGTGGTGCTTTCGCAAGAAATTACCATCAAAGGAAAAGTGTATGACAAAGAAACTAGCGAAACTTTACCTGGAGTATCAATTCTTGTAAAAGGCACAAAAGTAGGAACCTACACAGATTTTGATGGAAATTTTGAAATTAAAACTTCCAAAGATAAAATACTCGTTTTTTCATTTATCGGAATGAAAACAATGGAGTTAAAAGCAACTGAAGTTCCAATGGTGGTTTATTTACAAACCGATTTAAATCAATTGGATGAAGTTGTCGTTAGTGTTGGTTATTTTGATGTAAATAAAAAAGATTTATCTGGATCAATTGCTCAAATTAAAGCCAAAGACTTAGAAAAAGTAAGAACAAATACAGTTGAGCAATTGATACAAGGTCAAGTTGCAGGTGTTGTAGTTACCAATAGCGGTGAACCTGGAGGAGGAATTGCAATTTCAATTCGAGGAACAAACTCAATTTTAGGCGGTACACAACCTTTGTATGTGATTGATGGTGTTCCTTTAGATCCAATGACTGATGCTGAAGGAAATGGAGGTTCAGGACAATCTCAAAATTCGTTGAGTTTTATCAATCCAAATGATATCGAAAAAATTGAAGTATTAAAAGATGCTGCTGCAACTGCGGTTTATGGTGCCAGAGGTGCAAATGGAGTAGTTTTAATTACTACAAAAAGCGGCGCAACTGAAGGAGGAAAAGACGCAATAACAGTAACTATTGATAATTTTATTACGAACGTTTCCAACGAAATTGACGTGATGAATGGCCCTCAATTTGAAGAATTTATGAATCAACGCGCCATCAATCAATTTTATATCAATGCAACAAATCCTTTAAGAGTTGGAGGTCCATTTGATGGTACACAAGCATTAAATACAACGAATTTTCCTGAATTAGCAAATTTTTCAATTCCTTTTCCAACAACAACAGGAGTTGACAATAATTGGCAAAAACTAACTTATAGACAAGCCATTTCTAACAACTATAATTTATCTTATAGAAGTGGTGATGAAAGAAAAAATATTTTAATGAGCTTAGGTATGCAAGATACTGAAGGTGTTATTTTAAATACAGGAAATAAAAGAATTACTTTCAATTTAAATGCTCGTACTAAAGCTTTTAATAATAAAATTGATGTGATTTCGAGAACCAATTTTGCACATAACAAAGGCAATGCAACTTCTGTTGGTAATGGCGAAATTTTCTTACAAAGAGGTATTGTTTCTCAAACACTCCAATTCCAACCAATTTTTGGATTGTTAAATCCTGGTGAAGATGATGATATTTATGCCGATTTAAATGAAGGAAATGTCATTTCAAATCCATTTACATTGGCAACTCAGGTAATAGATTTGAAAGAATCCTACAATTTTGTTCAAAATTTATCATTGTCAGCAAAACTTTCCCCAAAATTAACTGCTATGGTAAAAGGTGCTTTCAACTTTCAAAGAAGTAATAGAGATAGTTACTATCCAACAACTACTACAAGAGGTAGAAGAAACAATGGCGAAGCAACCCAAGCTTACATTGAAAATGAAAAAATTTATGCAGAAACTAGTTTGCGATATAGAAATAATTTTAATGGACACAAAATTGATGCAATTATTGTAGGTACCTTAGAAAAAAACAGCATTCGATCTTTATTTAACAAAGCCTTTGGTTTTGGTTCTGATGCTACTAAATTTTACGATTTTCAAGCTGCAACAGATATCTTAGTTCCTGTATCACAATTTAGAGATTTTGGTTTGTTATCAGGACTTGCCAGAGTTGGGTATTCTTATAAAAACAAATATTTTGTTGATGTAAATGCAAGAATTGATGCTTCATCTAAGTTTGCTGAAAACAACAAAAGCGCAATTTTTCCTTCACTTGCTCTCTCTTGGACAGTATCAAAAGAAAAATTCTTAAAAGATTCTAAAACAATTTCTGATATGAAATTAAGGATGTCATATGGTAGAACAGGTAGTAATCCTATCGCGCCTTATCAATCATTGGCTTTGTTAGATCCTATTAGGTATAATTTTAACAATCAGTTAGTTACAGGTTATTTTGAATCAAATTTAGCAAACGACGATTTAACTTGGGAAAAAACAGATCAATTCAATGCAGGTTTAGATATCAGTCTTTTTAAATCAAAAGTGAACATCACAATTGATACCTATTTGAAAAGAACCAAAGATTTATTACAGTTTGTAACCTTACCAGCATCCAACGGATTTGCCTCTATTGTAGATAATTTTGGAGAAGTAGAAAACAAAGGATTTGAATTAGCCATCAATACAGCAATTTTTGAAGAAAAAGATTTTAGCTGGGACATTTCTGGTAATTTTTCTTTGAATAGAAATAAATTGATAAGCTTAAATTCAAATCTAGAATTTCAATTAGGTCCAAATGTTGGTTTTGCACAAACTAATCCAATCATGTTTATGGAAGGAATGCCACTAGGTATTTTTTGGGGAGCTCAAACTGATGGAATTTATCGTGATTGGGAAGAGGCTAATAATAGCGGAATTAGTGGAGCAACTCCTGGAGAAATTAAATACATAAATAATAACACCAATACTATTGATGGTGATGGTAAACAAGTAATCAATTTTGATGATTATGTTCAAATTGGGGATCCAAATCCAGACTTTAACATCGCAATTACAAACAATTTTAAATATAAAAATTGGGATGCAAGCTTTTTAGTTACAGCTCAAAAAGGAGGTGATTTATTTTGGGTAGATTCTTGGCAACTTTTATCAAATACTGGAGCGAGAAACGGTTTATTATCTGCATTTCAAGACTCTTGGAAAGCTCCTTTAGAACTCAATAGAGCTACTGGCGAACTTACTTATAATCCTGCTATTGGAAATACAACAGGTGTTGGAAATCCTGCTGCTTTGGTTGAAGGTTCAGGACCTAGAGCTATCGTTTCTGACAGACAAATCTATGATGGCTCATTCGTAAGATTAAAAAACTTAAACATTGGTTATACCTTAAATTTTAAAGGTTCAAGCAGTTTAAGATTGTATGCTGCAGGTCAAAATTTACTAACCTGGACAAAATATCCTGGTTATGACCCAGAAGCAACATCATTCAGCAAAGATCCTCAAAGAAGAGGTGTTGATTTTGGAGGATATCCTGGCGTAAAAACTTATACTTTCGGTTTACAATTTAATTATTAA